One bacterium genomic window carries:
- a CDS encoding potassium transporter TrkA: protein MKRASFGARLKYSFDNSMSRGPSALIGWLGLLSLVLILVIAGIVALAGIAPEDKGFFDVLWMSLLRTLDPGTMGGDQGSWWFLFLMLAVTIGGIFIISTLIGVLTASIDTKLESLRKGRSRVIEEGHTAILGWSSQVFTIIPEIVEANANQPRSCVVVLADKDKVEMEDEIKSRCGSTGRTRVVCRRGDPMDMSDLEIVSLDTAKSILILSHEAEDPDSDVIKTMLAITNNPKRKKEPYHIVAEIRDPKNVEVAKMVGKDEVEIVLVSDLVARVIAQTCRQSGLSVVYTELLDFGGDEIYFHEPEAKLIGKTFGESIPCYEQSTVIGLIPAGKTPLLNPPMGTSINEGDKLIVIAEDDDTTKISGIEDYGIDYDSIVEKSSERKEPERTLLLGWNWRAPLIINELNNYVAAGSEVTVVAHLDECKEELDDKCLECRNLSINFKKESTTSRRALDSLNIPSYHHIILLCYSDSMGVQEADAQTLITLLHLREIAEASGRQFSIVSEMIDVRNRNLAEVTRADDFIVSDRLVSLLMTQISENKYLNAVFTDVFDPEGSEIYLKPASDYVKVGADVNFYTVIESARRRGHIAIGYKLRRHANEADKAYGVAVNPPKSDRVVFTEEDKIVVVAED from the coding sequence ATGAAGCGTGCTTCGTTCGGTGCCAGATTGAAATATTCCTTTGATAACTCTATGTCCAGGGGCCCGTCGGCGCTAATAGGCTGGCTCGGGCTTTTGTCCCTGGTCCTCATACTAGTCATTGCAGGTATTGTCGCACTTGCCGGGATTGCCCCGGAGGATAAGGGATTTTTCGATGTACTCTGGATGAGTCTGCTCAGGACTCTTGACCCAGGAACCATGGGTGGCGACCAGGGTTCCTGGTGGTTTCTTTTTTTAATGCTTGCCGTAACGATAGGCGGTATCTTCATAATAAGCACTTTGATAGGCGTATTGACTGCTTCAATCGACACCAAACTAGAATCCCTCCGCAAGGGCCGTTCCAGGGTCATAGAGGAAGGCCACACGGCCATCCTGGGATGGTCATCCCAGGTTTTCACCATTATCCCTGAAATTGTAGAAGCCAACGCTAACCAGCCACGTTCATGCGTCGTGGTCCTTGCCGACAAGGACAAGGTTGAGATGGAGGACGAAATAAAGAGCAGGTGCGGCTCTACAGGTCGAACAAGAGTCGTATGCAGACGCGGTGATCCAATGGATATGAGCGATCTGGAGATAGTAAGTCTTGATACTGCCAAATCCATACTAATCCTTTCTCATGAAGCGGAAGACCCTGATTCCGACGTAATCAAGACCATGCTTGCGATTACCAACAATCCCAAACGCAAAAAGGAGCCCTATCACATTGTTGCCGAGATACGTGATCCCAAGAATGTTGAGGTTGCCAAGATGGTGGGCAAGGATGAAGTAGAAATAGTCCTGGTCTCCGATCTCGTCGCGCGCGTAATAGCCCAGACATGCAGGCAGTCAGGCCTGTCCGTCGTTTATACCGAACTCCTCGATTTCGGGGGCGACGAGATATACTTCCACGAACCGGAAGCAAAACTCATAGGCAAGACCTTCGGCGAATCAATTCCCTGCTATGAACAGTCAACCGTTATCGGGCTCATTCCAGCTGGAAAGACGCCTCTGCTCAACCCTCCTATGGGCACTTCGATAAACGAGGGCGATAAGCTCATCGTAATCGCAGAAGACGATGACACTACAAAGATCTCCGGCATTGAGGATTATGGGATCGATTACGATTCAATAGTCGAGAAGTCCTCGGAACGCAAAGAGCCAGAGCGGACGCTGCTCCTTGGCTGGAATTGGAGGGCGCCTCTCATAATCAACGAACTCAACAACTACGTCGCAGCAGGCTCCGAGGTAACCGTAGTGGCTCATCTTGATGAATGCAAGGAAGAACTCGATGATAAATGCTTGGAGTGCAGGAATCTATCCATCAATTTCAAAAAGGAGAGCACTACATCGAGAAGGGCCCTGGACTCGTTGAACATTCCTTCATACCATCACATAATTCTCTTGTGCTATTCAGACTCTATGGGCGTTCAGGAGGCTGACGCGCAGACCCTCATCACCCTGCTTCATCTGCGCGAAATTGCAGAGGCGAGCGGCAGGCAATTTTCCATCGTATCGGAGATGATAGACGTGCGAAACCGCAACCTTGCAGAGGTTACGCGAGCCGACGACTTCATAGTATCCGATCGTCTTGTAAGCCTTCTTATGACACAGATTTCTGAAAACAAGTATCTCAATGCAGTGTTTACGGACGTCTTCGATCCCGAAGGCTCGGAGATATATCTCAAGCCTGCATCCGATTACGTTAAGGTTGGTGCAGACGTCAATTTCTATACTGTAATCGAGTCGGCAAGAAGGAGGGGGCACATAGCTATCGGTTACAAGCTGCGTCGCCATGCAAACGAGGCAGATAAAGCCTACGGCGTCGCCGTTAACCCGCC